A genomic stretch from Flavobacterium nitratireducens includes:
- a CDS encoding DEAD/DEAH box helicase has translation MNKKHQSNNILLNLGIDSLNEMQLAAHDAILNDNNVLLLSPTGSGKTLAFLMPVLEMLLPEILSVQCLIIVPSRELGLQIEQVWKKMGTAYKVNVCYGGHSMETEIKNLSNPPAVLIGTPGRIADHIERGSFRLDKIQTLILDEFDKSLQLGFHEQMSFIIGKLSKVNKRVLVSATSDIEIPKYTRVVNPTVLDFIPEEETASNLSTKLVFSKEKDKLNTLFQLLCFIQSESAIVFCNHRDAAERISDTLNEKGIYSTYYHGGMDQEERERALIQFRNGSVSYLITTDLAARGLDIPEMNHVIHYHLPLKEDEFTHRNGRTARMTATGTAYIIAHESEKKMEYVDYENIDILSVEYAKSLPKAPQFQTIYISGGKKNKLNKIDIVGFFSQKGKLEKGDLGLIEVKDFISFAAVKFPKVKSLLQNIQDEKMKGKKYKIQVARNVIKKVEE, from the coding sequence ATGAATAAAAAACACCAATCCAATAATATTCTTTTGAATTTAGGTATAGATAGCCTAAATGAAATGCAGCTTGCTGCTCATGATGCCATTTTGAATGATAATAATGTATTGTTATTATCGCCAACAGGTTCTGGTAAAACGCTGGCTTTCCTGATGCCTGTTTTAGAAATGCTCTTGCCTGAGATTCTTTCGGTTCAATGTTTAATTATCGTGCCTTCACGTGAATTAGGTTTGCAAATTGAGCAGGTTTGGAAAAAAATGGGTACAGCTTACAAGGTAAATGTTTGCTACGGCGGACATTCGATGGAAACGGAAATCAAAAATTTGAGTAATCCACCAGCTGTTTTGATTGGTACTCCTGGTCGAATTGCCGATCATATTGAAAGAGGAAGTTTCCGTTTGGATAAAATTCAGACCCTAATCTTAGACGAGTTTGACAAATCCTTACAGCTTGGATTCCATGAACAAATGTCTTTTATTATTGGGAAATTATCGAAAGTCAACAAACGAGTTTTGGTTTCGGCTACTTCTGATATTGAGATTCCAAAATATACCAGAGTAGTTAATCCAACCGTTTTGGATTTCATTCCAGAAGAAGAAACAGCATCGAATCTTTCGACTAAATTGGTTTTTTCGAAAGAAAAAGATAAACTCAATACCTTATTCCAATTACTTTGTTTCATTCAATCGGAATCGGCAATTGTATTTTGTAATCATCGTGATGCGGCCGAGCGTATTAGTGATACTTTAAATGAAAAAGGGATTTACTCAACCTATTATCATGGCGGAATGGATCAGGAAGAACGTGAACGCGCGTTGATTCAATTTCGAAATGGCAGTGTTAGTTATTTAATCACTACCGATTTAGCCGCTCGCGGACTCGATATTCCCGAAATGAATCACGTAATTCATTATCATTTGCCATTAAAAGAAGATGAATTTACCCATAGAAACGGACGTACTGCCCGTATGACGGCGACAGGTACAGCATACATCATTGCACATGAATCGGAGAAAAAAATGGAGTATGTAGATTATGAAAACATTGATATTTTGTCCGTGGAGTATGCTAAATCATTGCCAAAAGCGCCACAGTTTCAAACCATTTATATTAGTGGTGGAAAGAAAAATAAATTGAATAAAATTGATATCGTTGGTTTCTTTTCTCAAAAAGGCAAATTAGAAAAAGGCGATTTAGGTTTGATTGAAGTCAAAGATTTTATCTCATTTGCAGCTGTAAAATTCCCTAAAGTAAAAAGTTTGTTGCAAAATATTCAGGATGAAAAAATGAAAGGTAAAAAATATAAAATTCAGGTCGCCCGAAACGTGATTAAGAAAGTAGAGGAGTAG
- a CDS encoding D-alanine--D-alanine ligase — translation MKNIAIIMGGYSSEYKISLISGNVVYKFLDQNLFKGYRIHIFKEKWVYVDDADNEFPIDRNDFSVTVNGNKITFDCVFNAIHGTPGEDGLMQAYFELLGIPQTSCDYYQASLTFNKRDLLSVLKPYGIKTAVSYYLNQGDVINTTEIINKVGLPCFVKPNKAGSSFGISKVKTEAELPIAIETAYKEDNEIIIESFLDGTEVSVGVINYKGEIIVLPITEIVSENDFFDYEAKYQGKSQEITPARLSDEMTQKVGAIAKRAYEVLKMKGFSRSEFIIVNDEPHMLEMNTIPGLTTESLIPQQAAAAGISLEDLFTNAIELALAN, via the coding sequence ATGAAAAACATTGCCATCATCATGGGCGGCTATTCCAGTGAGTACAAAATTTCACTCATTAGCGGTAACGTAGTTTACAAATTTTTAGATCAAAACCTATTCAAAGGCTATCGCATCCATATTTTCAAAGAAAAATGGGTGTATGTTGACGATGCCGACAACGAATTCCCAATTGACCGAAACGATTTTTCGGTTACTGTCAACGGAAACAAAATTACATTTGACTGTGTTTTCAACGCCATTCACGGAACGCCGGGAGAAGATGGCTTAATGCAGGCCTATTTTGAATTATTAGGTATTCCTCAAACTTCTTGCGATTATTACCAAGCCTCTTTGACTTTCAACAAAAGAGATTTATTGTCTGTTCTAAAACCATACGGAATTAAAACAGCCGTTTCTTATTACCTAAATCAAGGCGATGTGATTAATACTACCGAAATCATTAACAAAGTAGGTTTGCCTTGTTTCGTAAAACCAAACAAAGCAGGTTCCAGTTTCGGAATTTCAAAAGTAAAAACCGAAGCCGAATTACCAATTGCAATCGAAACCGCTTACAAAGAAGACAACGAAATTATCATTGAAAGTTTCTTGGACGGAACTGAAGTATCTGTAGGTGTTATCAATTACAAAGGCGAAATCATCGTATTGCCAATTACAGAAATCGTTTCTGAAAATGATTTCTTTGATTACGAAGCCAAATACCAAGGGAAATCTCAGGAAATCACCCCTGCCCGCCTTTCAGACGAAATGACTCAAAAAGTAGGCGCTATTGCTAAACGCGCTTACGAAGTATTAAAAATGAAAGGATTCTCTCGTTCAGAATTCATCATTGTTAACGACGAACCACACATGCTCGAAATGAATACCATTCCAGGCTTAACTACCGAAAGCTTGATTCCGCAACAAGCTGCCGCAGCCGGAATTTCACTAGAAGACTTGTTTACTAATGCGATTGAGTTGGCTTTGGCTAATTAA
- a CDS encoding PhnA domain-containing protein has protein sequence MSLDRELNKRSGGKCELCGTTENLKVYEVLPTKKGGIDEAIFTCPTCKDQIENPGNEDLNHWRCLNDSMWSEHTPVQVVAWRMLSRLRAAGWPQELLDMMYLEEDTLEWAKATGEGEDDENKIIHRDSNGVILEHGDSVVLIKDLKVKGSSMVAKQGTAVRNIRLDHENAEYIEGKVDGQMIVIITQYVKKI, from the coding sequence ATGAGCTTAGACAGAGAATTAAATAAACGTAGTGGAGGAAAATGTGAACTTTGTGGCACAACGGAAAACCTAAAAGTGTATGAAGTACTTCCAACAAAAAAAGGTGGAATTGACGAAGCTATTTTCACTTGTCCAACCTGTAAAGACCAAATCGAAAACCCAGGTAACGAAGATTTAAATCACTGGAGATGTTTAAATGACAGTATGTGGAGCGAGCACACTCCGGTACAAGTGGTAGCATGGAGAATGTTAAGCCGTTTGCGTGCTGCGGGTTGGCCTCAGGAATTACTGGATATGATGTATCTGGAAGAAGATACCTTAGAATGGGCAAAAGCGACTGGCGAAGGTGAAGACGACGAAAACAAAATCATTCACCGTGATAGTAACGGAGTGATTTTAGAACACGGAGATTCAGTGGTTTTAATCAAAGACTTGAAAGTAAAAGGTTCGAGTATGGTGGCAAAACAAGGAACTGCAGTGAGAAACATCCGTTTAGACCATGAAAACGCCGAATACATTGAAGGAAAAGTTGACGGTCAGATGATTGTAATCATTACACAATACGTGAAGAAAATATAA
- a CDS encoding NUDIX hydrolase yields the protein MYKVFVNDKPLFLTNKISKETDFQLFLLESIDIKQIIVKIFQNKIQKAYLYHPDEKEIMKTLKAKIPVNKAGGGLVYNKKGEVLFIFRNGKWDLPKGGVEKKEEIEQTAIREVEEETGVNQLRITNKLQKTYHVFKRNGVYKLKITHWFEMYSDFDGTPQGQLEEGIEKVSWIHPNDIPEVLKNSYENIKLLFEEENIIRS from the coding sequence ATGTATAAAGTTTTTGTGAACGACAAACCACTTTTTTTGACAAATAAAATCTCTAAAGAGACGGATTTTCAGTTGTTTTTATTGGAAAGTATTGATATTAAGCAGATTATAGTTAAAATTTTTCAAAATAAAATTCAGAAAGCCTATCTCTATCATCCTGATGAAAAAGAGATTATGAAAACCTTGAAAGCTAAAATTCCAGTAAATAAAGCGGGCGGAGGATTAGTTTACAATAAGAAAGGGGAGGTTTTATTTATTTTTAGAAATGGAAAATGGGATTTGCCAAAAGGAGGTGTGGAAAAAAAGGAAGAAATTGAGCAAACAGCCATTCGCGAAGTAGAAGAAGAAACAGGTGTAAATCAATTGAGAATTACCAATAAACTCCAAAAAACCTATCACGTTTTTAAACGTAACGGAGTGTACAAATTAAAAATTACACATTGGTTTGAAATGTATTCTGATTTTGATGGTACGCCACAAGGACAATTAGAGGAAGGAATTGAAAAAGTATCTTGGATTCATCCTAATGATATTCCGGAAGTATTGAAAAATTCTTATGAGAACATCAAATTATTATTCGAGGAAGAAAATATTATTCGAAGTTAG
- the pyrE gene encoding orotate phosphoribosyltransferase, whose product MIFNKDTAEKTAELLLQINAIKLNPENSFTWASGWKSPIYCDNRLILSFPAIRNYVRDEFAKHIEKQFGKPDVIAGVATGAIGIGMLVAESMGLPFVYVRPEAKKHGRQNQVEGFLQKGQNVVVVEDLISTGNSSLLAVEALKNAGANIKGMAAIFTYGFDVAEENFKNAKVDLYTLSNYQNLLNLAVAKKYITEKEQSTLREWSVTPSTWGQEATK is encoded by the coding sequence ATGATTTTTAATAAAGATACAGCCGAAAAAACAGCCGAATTGCTTTTACAAATAAATGCAATTAAATTGAATCCTGAAAATTCTTTTACATGGGCTTCTGGATGGAAATCACCTATATATTGTGACAACCGTCTGATACTATCATTTCCTGCCATAAGAAATTATGTGCGAGATGAATTTGCAAAACATATTGAGAAACAATTTGGGAAACCAGATGTAATTGCTGGAGTAGCAACAGGTGCTATAGGCATTGGTATGCTTGTTGCTGAAAGCATGGGATTACCATTTGTTTATGTACGTCCTGAAGCTAAAAAACACGGTCGTCAAAACCAGGTGGAAGGCTTCTTGCAAAAAGGACAAAATGTAGTTGTTGTTGAAGATTTAATTAGTACTGGAAACAGTAGTTTGCTTGCTGTTGAAGCATTGAAAAATGCAGGTGCCAATATTAAAGGAATGGCCGCTATATTTACATACGGTTTTGATGTTGCCGAAGAAAACTTCAAAAATGCCAAGGTAGACTTATACACTTTGAGCAATTACCAAAATCTTTTAAATTTAGCAGTAGCTAAAAAATACATTACTGAAAAAGAACAAAGTACTTTAAGAGAATGGAGTGTTACTCCTTCAACTTGGGGGCAAGAAGCTACTAAATAA
- a CDS encoding RluA family pseudouridine synthase, which produces MNNNIEPIDLDEEELFEHFKFEVPKGQALLRIDKYLMGLIPNATRNKIQNAATEGNIFVNNVKVKSNYKVKPFDIVTVMLSHPPFENHVLPENIPLNIVYEDDALLLVNKEPGLVVHPGHGNYTGTLVNALAFHFENLPMNSSERPGLVHRIDKDTSGLLVIAKTEAAMTHLAKQFEAKTTEREYVALVWGNVAEESGTIEGNLARHLKDRMQMAVFDDPEIGKPAITHYKVLERLGYVTLVSCILETGRTHQIRAHMKHIGHPLFNDERYGGHLILKGTTFTKYKQFIENCFKALPRQALHAKTLGFVHPNTGEMMRFDTELPQDFQDCIEKWRNYSKSHHTDEEE; this is translated from the coding sequence ATGAACAATAATATTGAGCCGATTGATTTAGACGAAGAGGAATTATTTGAACATTTTAAATTTGAAGTTCCTAAGGGGCAGGCTTTATTGCGAATTGACAAATATCTGATGGGATTGATCCCTAATGCGACTCGTAATAAGATTCAGAATGCCGCAACCGAAGGCAATATTTTTGTGAATAATGTCAAGGTAAAATCAAATTACAAAGTAAAACCATTTGATATTGTAACGGTGATGTTATCCCATCCGCCGTTTGAAAACCATGTTCTTCCTGAGAATATTCCGTTGAATATTGTGTATGAAGATGATGCTTTGTTGTTAGTAAATAAAGAACCCGGTTTAGTGGTGCACCCAGGACACGGAAATTATACTGGAACATTGGTAAATGCATTGGCGTTTCATTTTGAAAATTTACCCATGAACAGCAGCGAGCGTCCGGGATTAGTACACCGCATTGATAAGGATACTTCGGGCTTGTTAGTTATTGCTAAGACTGAAGCTGCGATGACGCATTTGGCTAAACAATTTGAAGCTAAAACTACCGAAAGGGAGTATGTTGCTTTGGTTTGGGGAAATGTGGCTGAAGAGAGTGGAACTATCGAAGGGAATTTAGCCCGTCACTTAAAAGACCGTATGCAAATGGCGGTTTTTGATGATCCGGAAATAGGAAAACCTGCGATTACTCATTATAAGGTTTTGGAGCGTTTAGGTTATGTGACTTTGGTTTCCTGCATTTTGGAAACGGGAAGAACGCACCAAATTAGAGCGCACATGAAACACATTGGTCATCCATTGTTTAATGATGAGCGTTATGGTGGTCACTTGATTTTAAAAGGTACTACGTTTACTAAATACAAGCAGTTTATTGAAAATTGTTTCAAAGCTTTGCCTAGGCAGGCACTTCATGCTAAAACCTTAGGTTTTGTGCATCCAAATACTGGAGAAATGATGCGTTTTGATACCGAATTGCCACAGGATTTTCAGGATTGTATCGAAAAATGGCGTAATTATTCGAAATCACACCACACCGACGAAGAAGAATAA
- a CDS encoding PASTA domain-containing protein, whose protein sequence is MSLRKYLTSRVFFGQVFLAALIIAVLGYLFMHWLTFTTDHGHEIMVPDLRKLTEEQVEEKLDELDLDYVILDSVDYRGDYPKYSVVQQDPLPGEKVKEGRKVYLKINSSGFSSIKVPDLIEKTYREAVPTLKALGLEEGTITYIPNLGKDMVLEMRYKGRNIKPGDRVLKSSKIDLVLGDGKASYEEDIATDTIANPTTTPTEEAPNEQ, encoded by the coding sequence ATGAGTTTACGTAAATATCTTACTAGCCGAGTGTTCTTTGGGCAAGTATTTCTTGCTGCTTTAATTATTGCCGTTTTGGGTTATCTTTTTATGCATTGGTTAACTTTTACTACAGATCATGGACATGAAATTATGGTTCCTGATTTGAGAAAATTAACCGAAGAACAAGTAGAGGAAAAGTTAGATGAGTTAGACTTGGACTATGTAATCCTTGATAGTGTGGATTACCGTGGAGATTATCCAAAATACAGTGTGGTTCAGCAGGATCCTTTACCGGGTGAAAAGGTAAAAGAGGGTAGAAAAGTATATTTGAAAATTAATAGTTCTGGATTCTCGTCGATTAAAGTGCCTGATTTGATTGAGAAAACCTACCGTGAGGCTGTGCCTACCTTGAAAGCGTTAGGATTAGAAGAAGGAACAATTACTTATATCCCTAATTTAGGAAAGGATATGGTTCTTGAAATGCGTTACAAAGGAAGAAATATAAAACCGGGTGACCGGGTTTTGAAATCGTCTAAAATTGACTTGGTTTTAGGAGACGGAAAAGCGAGTTATGAGGAAGATATTGCTACAGATACAATTGCAAATCCAACAACAACCCCAACAGAAGAAGCACCAAATGAACAATAA
- a CDS encoding DUF6428 family protein, whose product MKLSEIKKILSNVDTVSFVLENGTAVPEHFHVTEVGLITKNFIDCGGTIRNEKVVNFQLWNANDFDHRLKPKKLLDIIELSEKALEIGDYEIEVEYQYETIGKYELGFNGKEFLLLNKKTACLAEDQCGIPATKPKIRLSQINTQNNSCTPGGGCC is encoded by the coding sequence ATGAAACTATCCGAAATTAAAAAGATATTGAGCAATGTTGACACTGTTTCTTTTGTATTAGAAAACGGAACTGCTGTTCCAGAGCATTTCCATGTTACTGAAGTGGGTTTAATTACCAAAAATTTCATCGACTGTGGAGGAACAATACGAAATGAAAAAGTGGTTAATTTTCAATTATGGAATGCCAACGATTTTGATCATCGTTTAAAACCAAAGAAACTTTTAGACATCATTGAGTTGTCTGAAAAAGCGCTTGAAATAGGAGATTACGAAATTGAAGTTGAATACCAATATGAAACGATTGGCAAATACGAACTAGGTTTTAACGGAAAAGAATTTCTCTTATTAAACAAAAAAACAGCTTGCTTAGCCGAGGACCAATGCGGTATTCCTGCCACAAAACCAAAAATTAGATTATCACAAATTAACACTCAAAATAACAGTTGCACTCCAGGTGGAGGTTGTTGCTAA
- a CDS encoding SRPBCC family protein, which yields MNLESPKVNVEKSAQELFDLLTKMKNFEKLMPENIAKFEVIGDDSFLFGLKGMPEIQLKLKEKLSPNKIVLGAATDKVPFTLITNIEPISASSCSLKFDFEGSFNPMMAMMVKGPISKFIETLATNMSKL from the coding sequence ATGAACTTAGAAAGTCCAAAGGTTAACGTTGAAAAATCTGCACAAGAATTATTTGATTTATTGACAAAGATGAAAAACTTTGAAAAACTAATGCCTGAAAACATTGCTAAGTTTGAAGTTATTGGAGATGATTCGTTCCTGTTTGGTTTAAAAGGAATGCCCGAGATTCAACTAAAACTTAAAGAAAAATTATCTCCTAATAAAATTGTTTTGGGTGCAGCTACAGACAAGGTTCCTTTTACTTTAATTACTAATATCGAACCTATTTCAGCTTCTTCTTGCAGTTTAAAATTTGATTTTGAAGGTAGTTTCAACCCAATGATGGCCATGATGGTCAAAGGTCCAATCAGTAAATTTATTGAAACATTGGCTACGAACATGTCCAAACTATAA
- a CDS encoding ArsR/SmtB family transcription factor → MGITKTSSFTDEQNELATLAKAIGHPARIAIIQHLIKVNSCICGDIVNELPLAQPTVSQHLKELKNAGLIKGNLEGNAICYCIDENGFEKIKAFFQHVNSYLENKKDQCC, encoded by the coding sequence ATGGGAATCACAAAAACATCTAGTTTCACTGACGAACAAAACGAACTAGCCACATTAGCAAAGGCGATAGGTCATCCTGCTCGTATTGCCATCATACAACACCTCATCAAAGTAAACAGTTGTATTTGTGGAGATATAGTAAATGAATTACCATTAGCACAACCAACCGTTTCTCAGCATTTAAAAGAATTGAAAAATGCAGGATTAATCAAGGGAAATCTTGAAGGAAATGCCATTTGCTATTGTATTGATGAGAATGGATTTGAAAAAATAAAAGCCTTCTTCCAACACGTAAATAGCTATTTAGAAAATAAAAAAGACCAATGTTGTTAA
- a CDS encoding low molecular weight phosphatase family protein encodes MKIVKTELFENIEAKIQSLETTSISEERKIILQPLIDFIQSKYDNNDEIRLNFICTHNSRRSHLSQIWAQTMATYFDIKNVFSYSGGTEATALFPVVAQTLEKTGFQINTIAEGKNPIYSIKYSENSHPIIGFSKTFDNDFNPQAAFAAILTCSSADQGCPFIAGAEKRIPITFEDPKAFDNTPQQAEKYEERSTQIATELFYVFSQIQK; translated from the coding sequence ATGAAAATAGTTAAAACAGAATTATTTGAAAACATTGAAGCTAAAATTCAATCTTTAGAAACTACTTCAATATCAGAAGAACGAAAAATCATTCTACAACCATTGATTGATTTTATCCAAAGTAAATATGACAATAATGATGAAATCAGATTAAACTTTATCTGTACTCACAATTCAAGAAGAAGTCATTTATCTCAAATTTGGGCACAAACAATGGCTACTTATTTTGACATTAAAAATGTTTTTAGCTACTCAGGAGGCACTGAAGCAACTGCGCTATTCCCAGTTGTAGCTCAAACTTTAGAAAAAACAGGGTTTCAAATAAACACTATAGCCGAAGGGAAAAATCCAATTTACAGCATTAAATACAGTGAAAACTCCCACCCTATTATTGGTTTTTCTAAAACTTTTGATAACGATTTCAATCCACAAGCTGCATTTGCTGCTATACTAACTTGTTCGAGTGCCGATCAAGGTTGTCCATTTATCGCTGGAGCCGAAAAACGCATTCCAATTACTTTTGAAGACCCAAAAGCATTTGACAACACACCCCAACAAGCTGAAAAATACGAAGAAAGAAGCACACAAATTGCAACGGAATTATTTTACGTATTTTCTCAAATTCAAAAATAA
- the coaD gene encoding pantetheine-phosphate adenylyltransferase, protein MRKAIFPGSFDPITLGHEDIIKRGIPLFDEIVIAIGVNAEKKYMFPLEERKRFIEETFKHEPKVSVITYEGLTIDLCKKIGANFILRGLRNPADFEFEKAIAHTNRHLSKIETVFLLTAASTSYISSSIVRDVLRHGGEYEKLVPKAVRVK, encoded by the coding sequence ATGAGAAAAGCCATATTTCCGGGATCATTTGATCCTATTACCTTAGGTCATGAAGACATTATCAAAAGAGGGATTCCTCTTTTTGATGAAATTGTAATTGCTATCGGAGTTAATGCCGAGAAAAAATACATGTTTCCGCTTGAAGAACGCAAACGCTTTATTGAGGAAACTTTCAAACACGAACCTAAGGTTTCAGTGATTACCTACGAAGGCTTAACCATTGACTTGTGCAAAAAGATTGGTGCTAATTTCATTCTGCGTGGTTTGCGTAATCCGGCAGATTTTGAATTCGAAAAAGCCATTGCACATACTAACAGGCATCTTTCTAAAATTGAAACGGTATTCTTATTGACTGCTGCAAGTACTTCGTATATCAGTTCGAGTATTGTTCGCGATGTTTTGCGTCATGGTGGAGAATATGAAAAACTAGTTCCGAAAGCAGTTAGAGTAAAATAG